One segment of Brassica napus cultivar Da-Ae chromosome C3, Da-Ae, whole genome shotgun sequence DNA contains the following:
- the LOC111204753 gene encoding protein WVD2-like 5 isoform X1: protein MDPESVIMVADGSEPALVNGGLTMESVGIEVNVFASGETLDATSEIQNENSGDSSTLDAIEHSKEVAAEGTQVENVDEPKCIKGQKAQRKLKNEKISGGKSVPSSVHIKKKKERNGADAKVAASNGSVAPSAHTTNSLKSTPLNGREAQVTEHGKQESAPAESATGDKVKAKPQKKQVHETSEDDTQSSSNSPQADDGKPRKVGALPNYGFSFKCDQRAEKRREFYVKLEEKTHAKEEEINNMQAKSKETQEAELRKLRKSLNFKATPMPSFYQEPQPPKTELKKIPPTRPKSPKLGRKKTDSEESQTPRLGRLSLDEKASKDNSASKGIVPTVDHKKQPLRKSLPRLPSQKTALPDGKPYATSAKVKPERKKPEKDAETSHLTEEEAQVTVSSSNANVEGSDEIVSSRMDEERAESIEVSEVVAVEH, encoded by the exons ATGGATCCTGAAAGTGTCATCATGGTGGCTGATGGGAGTGAACCTGCTCTTGTAAATGGTGGTTTAACAATGGAAAGTGTTGGTATTGAAGTaaatgtttttgcttccggcgAAACATTGGATGCTACTTCAGAAATTCAGAATGAGAATTCAGGAGATAGTTCCACTTTGGATGCAATTGAACACTCCAAAGAGGTTGCAGCTGAG GGTACACAAGTTGAAAATGTAGATGAACCAAAGTGTATTAAAGGCCAAAAGGCTCAACGGAAGCTAAAGAATGAGAAAATCTCAGGTGGTAAGAGTGTTCCATCATCGGTTCAtatcaaaaagaagaaagagaggaaTGGTGCAGATGCTAAAGTTGCAGCATCAAATGGTTCTGTTGCTCCTAGTGCACACACAACAAATTCTCTAAAGAGCACGCCATTAAACGGTAGAGAGGCTCAAGTCACGGAG CATGGAAAACAAGAATCTGCACCAGCTGAAAGCGCCACTGG GGACAAGGTTAAAGCGAAGCCTCAGAAGAAACAAGTACATGAAACATCTGAAGATGATACTCAGTCTTCTTCTAA TAGCCCGCAAGCAGACGATGGCAAACCTCGCAAAGTTGGTGCACTTCCAAATTATGGGTTCAGCTTCAAATGTGACCAACGTGCTGAAAAGAGAAGAGAG TTCTATGTTAAGCTCGAGGAAAAGACTCATGCGAAAGAAGAGGAGATTAATAACATGCAGGCCAAGTCCAAG GAAACACAAGAAGCTGAGCTTAGGAAGCTAAGGAAGAGCTTGAACTTCAAAGCCACACCCATGCCTAGCTTTTATCAAGAACCTCAACCTCCTAAAACAGAGTTAAAGAAG ATACCACCAACAAGACCAAAATCTCCTAAACTCGGGAGAAAAAAGACTGACTCTGAAGAAAGTCAAACTCCTCGCCTCGGTAGACTGAGCCTAGATGAGAAAGCTTCTAAAGATAACTCAGCTTCCAAGGGAATTGTGCCAACAGTTGATCACAAGAAGCAACCGTTGCGCAAGTCACTTCCAAGATTGCCATCTCAGAAAACAGCTCTCCCTGATGGAAAACCCTATGCAACATCAGCAAAGGTGAAACCTGAAAGAAAGAAACCTGAAAAAGATGCAGAAACTTCACATCTCACAGAAGAGGAAGCACAAGTGACTGTATCATCATCTAATGCTAATGTAGAAGGCTCAGATGAGATTGTATCTTCAAGGATGGATGAAGAAAGAGCCGAGTCCATTGAGGTATCTGAAGTGGTTGCTGTTGAGCACTAA
- the LOC111204753 gene encoding protein WVD2-like 5 isoform X2: MDPESVIMVADGSEPALVNGGLTMESVGIEVNVFASGETLDATSEIQNENSGDSSTLDAIEHSKEVAAEGTQVENVDEPKCIKGQKAQRKLKNEKISGGKSVPSSVHIKKKKERNGADAKVAASNGSVAPSAHTTNSLKSTPLNGREAQVTEHGKQESAPAESATGDKVKAKPQKKQVHETSEDDTQSSSNPQADDGKPRKVGALPNYGFSFKCDQRAEKRREFYVKLEEKTHAKEEEINNMQAKSKETQEAELRKLRKSLNFKATPMPSFYQEPQPPKTELKKIPPTRPKSPKLGRKKTDSEESQTPRLGRLSLDEKASKDNSASKGIVPTVDHKKQPLRKSLPRLPSQKTALPDGKPYATSAKVKPERKKPEKDAETSHLTEEEAQVTVSSSNANVEGSDEIVSSRMDEERAESIEVSEVVAVEH; the protein is encoded by the exons ATGGATCCTGAAAGTGTCATCATGGTGGCTGATGGGAGTGAACCTGCTCTTGTAAATGGTGGTTTAACAATGGAAAGTGTTGGTATTGAAGTaaatgtttttgcttccggcgAAACATTGGATGCTACTTCAGAAATTCAGAATGAGAATTCAGGAGATAGTTCCACTTTGGATGCAATTGAACACTCCAAAGAGGTTGCAGCTGAG GGTACACAAGTTGAAAATGTAGATGAACCAAAGTGTATTAAAGGCCAAAAGGCTCAACGGAAGCTAAAGAATGAGAAAATCTCAGGTGGTAAGAGTGTTCCATCATCGGTTCAtatcaaaaagaagaaagagaggaaTGGTGCAGATGCTAAAGTTGCAGCATCAAATGGTTCTGTTGCTCCTAGTGCACACACAACAAATTCTCTAAAGAGCACGCCATTAAACGGTAGAGAGGCTCAAGTCACGGAG CATGGAAAACAAGAATCTGCACCAGCTGAAAGCGCCACTGG GGACAAGGTTAAAGCGAAGCCTCAGAAGAAACAAGTACATGAAACATCTGAAGATGATACTCAGTCTTCTTCTAA CCCGCAAGCAGACGATGGCAAACCTCGCAAAGTTGGTGCACTTCCAAATTATGGGTTCAGCTTCAAATGTGACCAACGTGCTGAAAAGAGAAGAGAG TTCTATGTTAAGCTCGAGGAAAAGACTCATGCGAAAGAAGAGGAGATTAATAACATGCAGGCCAAGTCCAAG GAAACACAAGAAGCTGAGCTTAGGAAGCTAAGGAAGAGCTTGAACTTCAAAGCCACACCCATGCCTAGCTTTTATCAAGAACCTCAACCTCCTAAAACAGAGTTAAAGAAG ATACCACCAACAAGACCAAAATCTCCTAAACTCGGGAGAAAAAAGACTGACTCTGAAGAAAGTCAAACTCCTCGCCTCGGTAGACTGAGCCTAGATGAGAAAGCTTCTAAAGATAACTCAGCTTCCAAGGGAATTGTGCCAACAGTTGATCACAAGAAGCAACCGTTGCGCAAGTCACTTCCAAGATTGCCATCTCAGAAAACAGCTCTCCCTGATGGAAAACCCTATGCAACATCAGCAAAGGTGAAACCTGAAAGAAAGAAACCTGAAAAAGATGCAGAAACTTCACATCTCACAGAAGAGGAAGCACAAGTGACTGTATCATCATCTAATGCTAATGTAGAAGGCTCAGATGAGATTGTATCTTCAAGGATGGATGAAGAAAGAGCCGAGTCCATTGAGGTATCTGAAGTGGTTGCTGTTGAGCACTAA
- the LOC125583465 gene encoding G-type lectin S-receptor-like serine/threonine-protein kinase SD2-5 — protein MRGFFFFLTCLAFFLNPLHAGVPYNGSIARGFGGSQMNYINNNGIVLESINKDFGFGFITTPDDVTLFTLSIVHKSSSRLIWSANRASPVSNSDKLQFQDDGNVVLRREEQGGGGTDVWRLDNSGKNASRIELRDSGNLVVVSGAGASIWESFDHPTDTLITNQVFKEGMKLTSNASSTSNMTYVLEIKSGDMFLSVNSLTPQVYWSMGKDRGRIIDKYGGVVTSSSLLGNSWRFFDDKQDLLWQFLITDNRDDNGTWIAVLGNNGVITFTSLGSGVSAADSSKKIPDDQCATPESCGPYYVCSVGKVCGCVSGLPRARDCKSGITSPCKKTENNATLSVKLVNARDKVDYFALGFASPFSKNTSLDSCKEFCNSNCSCLGLFFQNSSGNCFLFDWIGSFKASKNGGSGFASYIKVATNGERGGDKGEDDGKRFPYIVIIVLVTIFIISVLIFVAFRILRRKKTVLDDDQDQEQSSDEDNFLDNLSGMPIRFTYKDLQSATNNFSVKLGQGGFGSVYEGSLPDGSRLAVKKLEGIGQGKKEFRAEVSIIGSIHHLHLVRLRGFCAEGAHRLLAYEFLAKGSLERWIFSRRDEDILLDWDTRFNIAVGTAKGLAYLHEDCDARIIHCDIKPENILLDDNFNAKVSDFGLAKLMTREQSHVFTTMRGTRGYLAPEWITNYAISEKSDVYSYGMVLLELIGGRKNYDPSESSEKCHFPSYAFKMMEEGKLLEIVDGKMKNFDVDDERVQRTMKTALWCIQEDMHLRPSMSKVVQMLEGVFPVVQPPSSSTLGSRLYSSFFKSISEEGGGTSSGPSDCNSENYISAVRLSGPR, from the coding sequence ATGagaggcttcttcttcttcttaacatGTCTAGCTTTCTTCCTTAATCCTCTACACGCCGGTGTACCGTACAACGGAAGCATCGCTCGAGGGTTTGGAGGATCTCAGATGAATtacatcaacaacaatggtatcGTCCTCGAATCGATCAACAAAGACTTTGGTTTCGGTTTCATAACCACACCAGATGATgtcactctcttcacactcagcATCGTCCACAAAAGCAGCTCGAGACTGATCTGGTCGGCGAACAGAGCTTCCCCTGTTTCCAATTCCGACAAGCTTCAGTTCCAAGACGACGGGAATGTGGTGCTGCGTAGAGAAGaacaaggaggaggaggaacagATGTTTGGAGGTTGGATAATTCAGGCAAAAACGCGTCAAGAATCGAGCTCCGTGACTCCGGGAACCTCGTTGTTGTTTCCGGTGCGGGAGCTTCGATATGGGAGAGTTTTGATCATCCTACTGATACGCTTATCACGAATCAAGTCTTTAAAGAAGGCATGAAGCTCACTAGCAATGCTTCTTCTACAAGCAACATGACTTATGTTCTTGAGATCAAGTCAGGAGATATGTTTTTGTCTGTGAACAGCTTGACACCTCAAGTGTATTGGTCCATGGGAAAAGACAGAGGAAGGATCATTGATAAATACGGTGGTGTAGTGACTTCATCGTCTCTACTGGGGAACTCGTGGAGGTTCTTTGATGATAAACAAGATTTGTTATGGCAGTTTTTGATTACAGATAATAGAGATGATAACGGTACTTGGATCGCGGTTTTGGGAAACAACGGTGTGATCACCTTTACAAGTCTTGGAAGTGGTGTGTCTGCGGCTGATTCTTCCAAAAAAATCCCAGACGATCAGTGTGCGACCCCTGAGTCTTGTGGCCCTTACTACGTATGCTCCGTTGGTAAAGTGTGTGGATGTGTGTCCGGGTTGCCACGGGCTCGGGATTGCAAATCCGGTATCACTTCTCCTTGTAAGAAGACCGAGAACAATGCAACGTTGTCTGTGAAGCTTGTAAATGCTCGAGACAAGGTTGACTATTTCGCTCTAGGGTTTGCTTCTCCCTTTTCCAAGAATACTAGTCTTGATAGCTGTAAAGAGTTCTGCAACAGCAACTGCTCGTGCCTCGGTCTTTTCTTTCAGAACAGTTCTGGTAACtgcttcttgtttgattggattgGTAGCTTTAAAGCCTCTAAAAATGGAGGTTCTGGTTTTGCGTCTTACATCAAGGTGGCAACTAATGGTGAGAGAGGTGGAGATAAGGGAGAAGATGATGGGAAACGTTTTCCATATATAGTGATTATTGTCTTGGTGACGATTTTTATCATCAGTGTTTTGATCTTTGTGGCGTTTCGGATTCTTAGGAGAAAGAAAACGGTTTTGGATGATGATCAAGATCAAGAACAGAGTTCAGATGAGGATAACTTCTTGGATAATCTATCTGGGATGCCTATTAGGTTTACTTATAAAGATCTTCAGTCAGCCACAAATAACTTCTCTGTCAAGTTAGGTCAAGGAGGGTTTGGATCGGTCTATGAAGGATCTTTACCTGATGGTTCTCGATTAGCCGTTAAGAAGCTTGAAGGAATAGGCCAAGGCAAGAAAGAGTTCAGAGCCGAGGTTAGTATCATCGGAAGCATTCATCATCTACATTTGGTGAGGCTCAGGGGTTTCTGCGCTGAAGGGGCTCATAGGCTTCTAGCTTATGAGTTCCTGGCGAAAGGTTCCTTAGAGAGATGGATATTTAGTAGAAGAGATGAAGATATACTGTTGGATTGGGACACAAGGTTCAACATCGCGGTCGGAACAGCAAAAGGTTTAGCTTATCTACATGAAGATTGCGACGCAAGAATCATCCATTGTGATATTAAACCTGAGAACATACTCTTAGATGATAACTTCAACGCCAAGGTATCTGATTTTGGACTAGCTAAGCTCATGACACGCGAACAGAGCCATGTCTTCACAACTATGCGTGGGACAAGAGGGTACTTGGCTCCTGAATGGATCACAAACTACGCGATCTCGGAGAAGAGCGATGTTTACAGCTACGGGATGGTGTTGCTGGAGCTGATAGGAGGAAGAAAGAACTATGATCCATCAGAGTCATCAGAGAAGTGTCACTTCCCTTCTTATGCTTTTAAGATGATGGAAGAAGGAAAGCTTTTGGAGATTGTTGATGGGAAGATGAAGAACTTTGATGTGGATGATGAGAGAGTTCAAAGGACGATGAAGACTGCGCTTTGGTGTATACAAGAAGATATGCATTTGAGACCGTCGATGAGTAAAGTTGTTCAGATGCTTGAAGGAGTTTTTCCTGTGGTTCAGCCTCCGTCTTCTTCCACTTTGGGCTCGAGGCTTTACTCTAGTTTCTTTAAGTCAATTAGCGAGGAAGGTGGTGGTACGTCATCTGGACCGTCGGATTGTAACAGTGAGAACTATATCTCCGCCGTGAGACTCTCCGGTCCGAGATAG